A stretch of the Streptomyces sp. NBC_01264 genome encodes the following:
- a CDS encoding MFS transporter: MTTTKERRPTASVALPAAARWLSLLIAVFAVLVLSRSMSEGIYDIAFANLALDLSGMVSTVGLVYCVGYGVEVVASVTAGPLLDRGDPKTVLVTSYLIKIGVFALIGLGSTFLSSHLWAIVLAAATVDLVHHIGEMALFVLLPRILDATALVRVQGIAGTVRSASELLSPVVAGLVITLMPGSRALLVAAGLQVLALAVFAAFVAVAARAPGAAPHGATEEDAVPARQDGTPADLPSRRTVARTINSSRAWRRFTVFHALTVLALSTVILSLLSLMRETLGMSPARAGAYLAFSTIGAVIGGLLVARAGPEGIHTSLRWAPALAGAGTLTVALLGQNQWILAVGLILFGLGFTVYLRSAGLLIQLNAPSALLGTWYGLLDALIRIVSAAAILATGFLFDHIGGKPVYLAFGALLLLTAALWSGFGKQDHQGLTRTPLHPAERQAG, from the coding sequence GTGACCACGACCAAGGAGAGGCGGCCGACCGCATCCGTCGCCCTGCCCGCCGCGGCACGCTGGCTGAGCCTGCTGATCGCCGTGTTCGCCGTCCTCGTCCTGAGCCGCTCGATGAGCGAGGGCATCTACGACATCGCCTTCGCCAACCTGGCACTGGACCTGTCGGGAATGGTCAGCACCGTCGGCCTGGTCTACTGCGTGGGCTACGGAGTCGAGGTCGTGGCCTCCGTCACGGCCGGCCCCCTCCTGGACCGGGGCGATCCGAAGACCGTCCTGGTCACGTCGTACCTGATCAAGATCGGCGTCTTCGCCCTCATCGGACTCGGCTCGACGTTCCTCTCGTCCCACCTGTGGGCCATCGTCCTCGCGGCCGCGACGGTCGACCTCGTCCACCACATCGGGGAGATGGCGCTGTTCGTCCTCCTCCCGCGGATCCTCGACGCCACGGCCCTCGTCCGCGTACAGGGCATCGCCGGAACCGTCCGGTCGGCCAGCGAGCTCCTCTCGCCCGTCGTCGCCGGCCTCGTCATCACCCTGATGCCCGGCTCGCGCGCCCTGCTGGTGGCCGCCGGCCTCCAGGTGCTCGCGCTCGCGGTCTTCGCCGCCTTCGTCGCGGTCGCCGCCCGCGCGCCCGGCGCCGCACCGCACGGGGCCACCGAGGAGGACGCCGTACCGGCCCGGCAGGACGGGACCCCGGCCGACCTCCCGTCCCGACGCACCGTGGCAAGGACCATCAACAGCAGCAGGGCCTGGCGCCGGTTCACCGTCTTCCACGCGCTGACGGTGCTCGCCCTCTCCACCGTCATCCTCTCCCTGCTCTCCCTGATGCGGGAAACCCTCGGCATGTCCCCGGCCCGCGCGGGTGCCTACCTCGCCTTCTCGACCATCGGAGCCGTCATCGGCGGCCTCCTCGTGGCCAGAGCCGGACCCGAGGGAATCCACACCAGCCTCCGCTGGGCCCCGGCCCTCGCCGGCGCCGGCACACTGACGGTCGCGCTCCTCGGCCAGAACCAGTGGATCCTCGCAGTCGGCCTGATCCTCTTCGGCCTGGGCTTCACCGTCTACCTCCGCTCGGCCGGACTCCTCATCCAGCTGAACGCCCCCTCGGCACTGCTCGGTACCTGGTACGGACTCCTCGACGCCCTCATCCGCATCGTCAGCGCGGCGGCGATCCTGGCCACCGGCTTCCTCTTCGACCACATCGGAGGCAAGCCCGTCTACCTGGCCTTCGGCGCCCTGCTCCTCCTCACGGCCGCGCTGTGGTCCGGCTTCGGCAAACAGGACCACCAGGGCCTGACCCGGACGCCGCTCCATCCGGCCGAGCGGCAGGCCGGCTGA
- a CDS encoding FG-GAP and VCBS repeat-containing protein has protein sequence MTIVWGGKSGLSGGTRVRGPYPLTPSVKQSDVGDVNGDGHADIVVEGWLADSAGHGKGSGLALLYGPFDRTNGNPASSAFYPTQNKDGILPGPVTMGDVNHDGRADVVVRGSTAAVEGRPAKETIALFLGSRTGLAHAGQPFGEVSANDVAIGDLNGDGYGDFVAGMAGTDRVPGGLGGTVTVAYGGPQGVSTTRGSRRITQDAPGVPGTGEASDRFGSDVAVGDTDGDGYADIAIGVDGETGTDTTATKQAGTVTILRGSAGGVTTVGALNFTQDSAGVPDRSQRWDHFGEAVSLIDGNRDGKADLVVGAYRDNNYTGRAWVLKGTPGGITGAGSISFTGAAFGAPKGTDWYGAAISG, from the coding sequence GTGACGATCGTGTGGGGCGGCAAGAGCGGCCTGTCCGGCGGGACCCGGGTGCGCGGCCCCTATCCCCTGACTCCCAGCGTGAAGCAGTCCGACGTGGGGGACGTCAACGGCGACGGCCACGCCGACATCGTCGTCGAGGGCTGGCTGGCCGACAGCGCCGGACACGGCAAGGGCTCGGGCCTGGCCCTGTTGTACGGCCCGTTCGACCGCACCAACGGCAACCCGGCTTCCTCGGCCTTCTACCCCACCCAAAACAAGGACGGCATCCTGCCCGGGCCCGTCACCATGGGCGACGTCAACCACGACGGCAGGGCCGACGTGGTGGTGCGGGGCAGTACGGCCGCGGTGGAAGGCCGTCCCGCGAAGGAGACGATCGCCCTGTTCCTGGGGAGCAGGACGGGTCTGGCCCACGCGGGCCAGCCCTTCGGTGAGGTCTCCGCCAACGACGTCGCCATCGGCGACCTGAACGGCGACGGCTACGGCGACTTCGTCGCCGGCATGGCCGGTACCGACCGCGTGCCCGGCGGGCTCGGCGGAACCGTCACCGTCGCGTACGGCGGCCCGCAGGGGGTGAGCACCACGCGGGGGTCCCGGAGGATCACCCAGGACGCGCCCGGGGTTCCGGGCACGGGCGAGGCATCCGACCGGTTCGGCTCGGACGTCGCCGTCGGTGACACCGACGGGGACGGGTACGCCGACATCGCGATCGGGGTCGACGGAGAGACCGGCACCGACACCACCGCCACCAAGCAGGCGGGCACCGTGACGATTCTTCGGGGCAGCGCCGGCGGTGTCACCACCGTGGGCGCCCTCAACTTCACGCAGGACTCCGCGGGCGTTCCCGACCGTTCGCAGCGCTGGGACCACTTCGGCGAGGCGGTCTCGCTGATCGACGGCAACCGCGACGGCAAGGCCGATCTCGTCGTCGGCGCGTACCGCGACAACAACTACACCGGGCGGGCCTGGGTTCTGAAGGGGACGCCGGGCGGCATCACCGGCGCCGGCTCCATCAGCTTCACCGGCGCCGCCTTCGGCGCCCCCAAGGGCACCGACTGGTACGGCGCCGCCATATCCGGCTGA